The genomic stretch CTGCGGCGGATGTTCGCCTTCGGCGAGGAGGTCAGGATCGCCGACGGCGGTTTCGGCCACCGCTGGCGCAACGACGACAACACGGTCATCGGCCCAGTGGTGGCGCGGGATGAAGAGACCGCGCGGGCGCTGATCGGCGACCTGGCGCTGGGGGCGGAGGGCGAGGTGCGGATGGACTTCGACCTCGCCCACGACTCGATGATCCGGTGGGCGGGCGAGCACGGCGTCGCCAACCCGTGGACGGTCTCGCGCATGGTGCGCGGCGGCGGCCTGCCCGGCGATCCTGCCCGCCAGTTCCTGCCGTTCATGCAGGCCCTGGGTTGACCCGGTGCGCGGCGCCCTCGTAGGGTCACCACCAGAATATCGTTCTGGCCTGTCGGCGGTCGGCACGGCGGCCGCCGGCCTGTCGGCGGTCGGCACGGCCGCTCGTCACGGACGGGCCAGGCGTCTTCGAAGGGCGGCACATGACCTCCACCCACATCGATGTCAGCGCCATCGACTTCGACACGCTCGGCGCGTGGATGGACGGCCAAGGGCTGCCGGGCGGCCCGATCACGGACGTGGCGCCGGTTCTGGGCGGCACGCAGAACATGATGGTCAGACTCGAACGCGGCGGCCGCCCGTACATCCTGCGCCGCCCGCCCCTGCACGCCCGCCAGAGGAGCAACGACGTGCTGCGCCGCGAGGCGCGACTGCTGGCGGCGCTGCGTGACACGCCGGTCCCCGCGCCCGTGCTGGTGGCGGCGCAGACGGCGGAGGAGCCGGTCTTCTACCTGATGGAGCCGGTCGACGGGTTCAACCCCTCGGTGGGATTGCCCGAGCCGCACGCCTCCGACCCGGCGATCAGGCACCGGATGGGGTTCGAGGCCGCCGCCGCGCTGGCCGAGCTGGGACGGGTCGATCCGGGGGCGCTGCCGGGTTTCGGCCGGCCCGAGGGGTTCCTGGAGCGGCAGGTGCCGCGCTGGCTCAAGGAGCTCGACTCGTACGGCGCCCTCGACGGCTACCCCGGCCCCGACATCCCCGGCCTGCACGAAACCGCCGAGTGGCTCACCCGCCGCCTCCCCCGGTCGTTCACTCCGGGGATCATGCACGGCGACTACCACTTCGCGAACCTCATGTTCGCCTGCGACGGCCCGCGGGTGGCCGCGATCGTGGACTGGGAGATGTGCACGATCGGCGACCCGCTCCTCGACCTGGGCTGGCTGCTGGCCACCTGGCCCGTCAGCAACGGGCACGTGCCCGGACTGCCGTCACCGCAGGAGCTCGTCGCCTACTACGCGGCGCTGTCCGAGCGCGACCTGTCGGCCATCGGCTGGTACGCGGTCATGGCCTGCTTCAAGCTCGGCATCGTGCTGGAGGGCACGCACGCCCGGGCGTTCGCCGGCAAGGCGCCCAAGGACATCGGCGACCTGCTGCACGCGACGACGCTGGAGTTGTTCGAACGGGCGCGGGAGTTCATGGACGGCGTTCTCGACTGACCATATATACCGATTTTCGGAAAGAACAATCACAACGCACCACCGAGGCATACGATTGCGCGCAATTGCACTGTAATTTCGGGGAAGGATTGTCATGCGCATGCGGTTCCTCGGCTCCACCTCGGAGGCGGGCGCCTGCCCCACCCTGTACGAGACCGACCGCGGCACCATCGTCGTGCAGGGGCTCGAAGTCACCGACGCGGAGGCGCTCGCGGACCTCCGCGACGTCCTCGACGGCGAGACCGCGGTCGAGGTCCCTCGCGAGCTCATCACCGAAATCGCCCGCCGCGTCCTGGCCGACGGACCGGCAACCGCTTTCCCGACCAGCGGAGAGACACCGACGGCAACCGGTTGATCACAATTGCGGTCGAAGCTGGCTTGATCGCCGCAACCGGGGCTAGCCTCTTGCGGCGTGACCTCGTTTCAGCAGGCGCGCATCGACCTCGGCGGTCAGCTACGGCAGCTGCGCGAGGCCGCTCACCTGTCGGGCAAGGACCTGGCCGAGCGGCTGCGCTGGCAGCCGTCCAAGGTCTCACGACTCGAGAACGCCCGGCAGACTCCCACGGAAGATGACGTGGTCGTGTGGGCGCAGGCGGTGAGCGCCGCGCCCGACACGACCGACGAGCTGATCAGGCAGGCTCTCGCCCTGGCGGAGCGGCACGACAGCTGGAAGCAGCGCCACCGCAGCGGCCTGGCCGCCCTTCAGGAGGACATGCGGGACCTGGAGGCCAAGACCAAGCTGTTCCGCGCCTTCGAGCCGGGCATCGTCATGGGCCTGCTGCAGACCCCCGAATACGCCAGGCACGTCTTCCGCAAGGTCAAGCGCCTCTACAGCGCCGCCGACCAGATCGACGCGGCCGTGCGGGTGCGGATGCAACGCCAGGAGATCCTGTACGACCGCAGCAGGACGTTCAGATTCGTGTTGCCCGAGTCGGCGCTGCACATCATGCTGGCCCCGGCCGACGTCATGCGCGGCCAGCTCGACCGATTGCTCGCCGTGAGCACATTGCCGAACGTCGAGTTCGGCGTGATCCCCTTCGGCACCGAGCTGCCGTCGGCGCCGATCAACAGCTTCTGGATCTACAACGATGCCATGGTCGGCGTGGCCACGATGACAAAAGACCTGGTCCTGCGGGATCCCGATGACATCGCCTTCTACGTCAACGCGTTCGACGCCTATGCGAGAGTGGCCGAGTTCGACGAGGGGGGACGGGAGGTACTGATCCGCATTCTTCACGCCTACCGTAAACAAGGCCCACATTAACCGCAGCAATTGCTTGCCACCCACCGCAAGATCGTGCAATTCTGTCGCGAGACGATGCGGAGGTGACGCATGATGCTTGATACCGCGCTCAGCCTCGAGCGGTTCGCCTGGCACGCAGGTCGTCACGCCGACCTGTCCGTCCAGAGCCTGGCCCTGGCCAGCGACCCGGCCTACGTGTCGGTCCGCAACCGTTTCTCGGCCACCCTGATGGAGACCGTGACGTGCTCGGAGGAGGGTGCGTTCGTCACGTCGTGGGGTTACCGGCTGGGCACGACCGACGACGTCGAATCCGCCGCCGCCCGCCTCGCCTTCCTCCTCGCGGCACTCCCTGCCTGAATCGGCCTCCGCTCTTATAAAGCACGCTTATGAGAAGAGCGGGCCCCGTGACTAGTACGGGCCCGCTCTTCGGCGTGGGGGGCTTGCTAGTTGAGGTCGGCCTTGTCGATGTCGGGCTTGTCGATGTCGAGCTTGCGCTGGATGGCGACGAGGATCTGCATCATCTCCATCTGGTTCCCCTCCAGCATGTTGAACTTGCCGGTGAACTTCTCATCGAGCTTGTCGACCTTGACGTCGAGCTTGTCGACCTTGTCCTCGACCCTCGTGACCCGCTCATCGAGCTTGTCGACCTTGGCGTCCAGCCTGTCGACCTTGTCTTCGACCCTCGTGACCCGCTCATCGAGCTTGTCGACCTTCTCCTCGACCCGAGTGACCCGCTCATCGAGCTTGTCGACCTTCTCCTCGACCCGAGTGACCCGCTCATCGAGCAGTGTCACCTTCCCGTCGAGCGTCTTGACGCGGCTGGCCACCCCGTTGATCCGCTCGGTGAGGTCCTGTGCCAGCTCGGCCTGGTCTGCGCGCATCTGGATGAAGTCGTTGTCGAGGCGGGTGAAGAGTGCGCAGCCCATTTCCTTGTAACCCAAGATGATCTCCCATACGTTGGGGGGAGGGACCGGGGATATGAGGCATCTCCGGTCCCGTCGACTGCGTCGAGAATACTCCGCTGATCGCCACCTGCCAATGAAACCGAAAAGAGTTTCCCCAGGCCACAAGGCATATCACGCTGCTAAATCCGGACTAATCCGCCTATTTCATAGCGAAGAAAATTGGGGCGCCGACCCGGCTGCGCCCTTGCGTAATTAGGTCGTGCAGTCGTATAGACCGTCCTGCCCGTCCACCGCCGTGCAGGTCTCCTGCACCCAACTCGTCACCTCGGCGTTCCCCCGTCCACCGGGCCCACCCTGATCACCACCCGCCATGACATAGCGGAGCTGTCCCGACGACACGAGCTCCTTCAGCCGCTCCACGGTCATGGCCGGATCGCTGCCCGTGAAGCCGCCCATGGCGATCACCGGCTTGCCGGTGGACAGGATCAGGGACGACGCCTGCTGCGCGCTGGGCACCGCGACGAGCCAGGTGGCCTCGCCCTGGTTGGCGACGAGGTATTTGGCCATCGAGTCGCTCACCCCGCCCC from Nonomuraea polychroma encodes the following:
- a CDS encoding coiled-coil domain-containing protein, yielding MGYKEMGCALFTRLDNDFIQMRADQAELAQDLTERINGVASRVKTLDGKVTLLDERVTRVEEKVDKLDERVTRVEEKVDKLDERVTRVEDKVDRLDAKVDKLDERVTRVEDKVDKLDVKVDKLDEKFTGKFNMLEGNQMEMMQILVAIQRKLDIDKPDIDKADLN
- a CDS encoding helix-turn-helix domain-containing protein produces the protein MTSFQQARIDLGGQLRQLREAAHLSGKDLAERLRWQPSKVSRLENARQTPTEDDVVVWAQAVSAAPDTTDELIRQALALAERHDSWKQRHRSGLAALQEDMRDLEAKTKLFRAFEPGIVMGLLQTPEYARHVFRKVKRLYSAADQIDAAVRVRMQRQEILYDRSRTFRFVLPESALHIMLAPADVMRGQLDRLLAVSTLPNVEFGVIPFGTELPSAPINSFWIYNDAMVGVATMTKDLVLRDPDDIAFYVNAFDAYARVAEFDEGGREVLIRILHAYRKQGPH
- a CDS encoding phosphotransferase family protein codes for the protein MTSTHIDVSAIDFDTLGAWMDGQGLPGGPITDVAPVLGGTQNMMVRLERGGRPYILRRPPLHARQRSNDVLRREARLLAALRDTPVPAPVLVAAQTAEEPVFYLMEPVDGFNPSVGLPEPHASDPAIRHRMGFEAAAALAELGRVDPGALPGFGRPEGFLERQVPRWLKELDSYGALDGYPGPDIPGLHETAEWLTRRLPRSFTPGIMHGDYHFANLMFACDGPRVAAIVDWEMCTIGDPLLDLGWLLATWPVSNGHVPGLPSPQELVAYYAALSERDLSAIGWYAVMACFKLGIVLEGTHARAFAGKAPKDIGDLLHATTLELFERAREFMDGVLD